The following are from one region of the Pocillopora verrucosa isolate sample1 chromosome 3, ASM3666991v2, whole genome shotgun sequence genome:
- the LOC131772339 gene encoding LOW QUALITY PROTEIN: synaptic vesicle membrane protein VAT-1 homolog (The sequence of the model RefSeq protein was modified relative to this genomic sequence to represent the inferred CDS: inserted 4 bases in 3 codons; deleted 4 bases in 3 codons) yields the protein MDIFFASWKAGTKFEIDLGLNFAEIIKRQGMYPSPXKPPFVPGLDRWNCGGKALGEEVTDVEVGSRVVCITGDXCWSEYACVPGGSCFVLPDIMSFEDAAAIPVTYXDCLFYAFLCASLGQMKSVLIHMAAGGVGVAATQLCKTVEGITTFGTASASKHETILANGIDHAIDYRTVDYVQEVKKICPEGVDIVLDPLGGADTKKGYNLLRPMGIIICFGYANAVAETKSVFSAAKNWFQGATFSPLQLLRDSKTVCGFHLRHMQSHPELLKSGMKHMFDLYTEEKIKPHIDEVFAFEEVGKAMQRMHQRKNVGKIIISPMKEPTPEPMPPLPPAQPTPPKEEDVKLEDKEGEKKTEDKEGEEKTEGEKEKEEPNAEEEKKEEASA from the exons ATGGACATTTTTTTTGCCTCTTGGAAAGCAgggacaaaatttgaaattgatcT TGGCCTAAATTTTGCGGAAATTATAAAG CGCCAAGGAATGTATCCTAGCC AAAAACCTCCATTTGTTCCTGGTTTGGAT CGCTGGAATTGTGGAGGAAAGGCACTTGGAGAAGAGGTGACTGACGTGGAG GTCGGGTCCCGTGTGGTATGCATAACAGGAG AGTGCTGGTCAGAATATGCCTGTGTCCCAGGGGGTTCGTGTTTTGTT CTCCCAGATATTATGAGTTTTGAAGATGCAGCAGCAATCCCCGTCACATA TGACTGCTTATTTTATGCTTTCCTCTGTGCAAGCTTGGGTCAAATGAAAAGTGTTCTGATTCATATGGCAGCCGGAGGTGTG GGTGTTGCAGCAACACAGCTTTGTAAAACTGTTGAAGGCATCACAACATTTGGTACAGCCTCAGCTTCTAAG CATGAAACCATCCTTGCCAATGGAATAGATCATGCTATTGACTACAGGACAGTGGATTATGTCCAAGAGGTGAAGAA GATTTGTCCAGAGGGAGTGGATATTGTTCTTGATCCCCTTGGTGGTGCTGATACAAAGAAAGGATATAATCTTCTAAGGCCTATGGGTATAATCATTTGCTTTG GTTATGCAAATGCGGTTGCTGAAACAAAGAGTGTCTTTAGTGCAGCAAAAAAT TGGTTTCAGGGAGCAACTTTCAGTCCTTTACAACTGCTGAGAGACAGTAAGACTGTTTGTGGATTTCACTTGAGACATATGCAGAGTCACCCAGAGCTACTGAAATCAGGAATGAAGCATATGTTTGATTTGTACACTGAAGAGAAGATAAAACCTCACATAGATGAGGTATTTGCTTTTGAAGAG GTTGGCAAGGCCATGCAGCGAATGCACCAGCGTAAGAATGttggtaaaataataatatcacCCATGAAGGAACCAACACCTGAGCCCATGCCACCGCTGCCACCAGCTCAACCTACACCCCCAAAG GAGGAGGATGTTAAATTAGAGGataaagaaggagaaaaaaaaacagaagataaggaaggagaagaaaaaacagaaggagagaaagagaaagaggaaCCCAAtgctgaagaagaaaaaaaagaagaggctTCTGCTTAG